In Vanessa cardui chromosome 8, ilVanCard2.1, whole genome shotgun sequence, the following are encoded in one genomic region:
- the LOC124532163 gene encoding uncharacterized protein LOC124532163, which translates to MRACAAILIFSAWPCFIQTLNTRTNRETSSNFADTSDNVIHQVSTCVNKLGLTKCIGAYGNWRAEGALENEVRPLKDYRKTFPWHLYRNISNEELQAKLCDSTIKLLERRSLKLNLTQSYALELGGKGNGSLSIDILKCDDEFVGRGSMKKLRKHFYNIMPFLLIPGLIMSAVLPFFLPSLKMMTLVAGMLNNMALTGAVFTLLRNNAFNDKYEKKIIYINDGYYNDKYEPLADTPSQVIVDGNFDNKYNSFDNHDLKQFNYIEKQPIPTIDNDYQLNSEWLKGLSGGKVRNVKIIPERFNTNNDWRKQDDIDKTVEGPEENKII; encoded by the exons ATGCGCGCATGCGCCGCCATCCTCATATTCTCGGCGTGGCCATGTTTTATTCAAACGTTAAATACGCGTACAAATCGCGAAACCAGTTCAAATTTCGCGGATACAAGTGATAATGTAATTCACCAAGTTTCTACGTGTGTCAATAAATTGGGACTCACGAAATGCATCGGGGCTTACGGTAACTGGCGGGCAGAAGGGGCTCTCGAAAATGAAGTCCGACCGCTCAAAGATTATAGGAAAACTTTTCCATGGCatctatatagaaatatttccaACGAAGAACTTCAAGCAAAACTATGTGACAGTACGATAAAGCTCCTTGAACGGAGAAGCCTTAAACTTAACTTGACTCAAAGCTATGCTTTAGAACTTGGAGGCAAAGGCAATGGATCCCTAAGCATCGATATCctcaaat GTGACGATGAATTCGTTGGACGGGGCAGTATGAAGAAACTtcgaaaacatttttacaatattatgccatttttattaatacctgGTCTCATAATGTCCGCAGTCTTGCCATTCTTCTTGCCTTCTTTAAAAATGATGACTTTAGTAGCGGGTATGCTAAACAATATGGCTCTCACGGGAGCAGTGTTCACTCTTCTCAGGAACAACGCGTTCAATgataaatatgaaaagaaaataatttatattaatgacggttattataatgataaatatgaacCTCTTGCCGACACTCCGTCTCAAGTTATAGTCGATggaaattttgataataaatacaacAGTTTCGATAATCACGACctcaaacaatttaattatatcgaaAAACAGCCCATACCAACAATTGATAAcgattatcaattaaattcagAGTGGCTGAAGGGATTAAGTGGAGGAAAAGTgagaaatgttaaaattataccGGAAAGATTCAACACAAACAACGATTGGAGAAAGCAGGACGATATAGACAAAACCGTCGAAGGGCCcgaagaaaacaaaattatttga
- the LOC124531912 gene encoding uncharacterized protein LOC124531912 has translation MEHYTGEQRAFCVEAYYKNGDSCTIARRLFCSNFRLHDLNQCPSESVIRSWVRKFESLGSTLNEKPAGRTRTVRTEENVSEVVASVRRDPQQSSRKRSAELAISRTSLRRILTKDLKLHPYKLQLVQELKPNDHHLRLAFAETMLERFQSLNNILFSDEAHFHLCGFVNKQNCRYWAVENPQLKHQRPLHSLKVTVWAAMSAQGIIGPHFFENERSHTVTVNSDRYTAMLRNFFFPQLHNFEAYNSRTWFQQDGATSHTFNESLAVVNEVFNGKLILRRGDIPWPPRSPDLTPLDFFLWGYLKSRVYANKPTTIAQLKENIREEMSAIPRAMCQKVFTNLRNRLEECKREVGKHLNDVIFKK, from the exons ATGGAGCATTACACCGGTGAGCAGCGTGCGTTTTGTGTAGAAGCGTATTACAAAAATGGCGATTCGTGCACTATTGCGCGGCGTCTATTTTGCTCTAACTTTAGATTACATGATTTAAACCAATGTCCAAGTGAAAGTGTGATCAGATCGTGGGTTAGAAAGTTTGAGTCTTTGGGTTCGACGTTAAATGAAAAACCTGCGGGACGAACAAGGACAGTAAGAACGGAGGAGAATGTAAGCGAAGTCGTAGCGTCGGTCCGGCGCGATCCCCAGCAGTCGTCGCGAAAGAG aTCAGCTGAGCTCGCCATATCAAGAACATCATTGAGGCGTATTTTGACAAAAGATCTTAAATTACACCCGTATAAGCTACAATTAGTCCAGGAATTAAAGCCAAATGACCACCATTTACGTCTTGCATTTGCCGAAACAATGTTAGAGCGTTTTCAAAGTTTAAACAACATTCTCTTTTCGGATGAAGCTCATTTCCATTTGTGTGGATTtgtcaataaacaaaattgtcGATATTGGGCCGTTGAAAATCCCCAATTAAAACATCAAAGACCTTTGCATTCGCTTAAAGTTACAGTTTGGGCTGCCATGTCGGCTCAAGGAATCATCGGACCCCATTTCTTCGAAAATGAGCGAAGCCATACAGTAACAGTAAATTCCGATCGCTACACAGCAATGCTACGTAACTTTTTCTTTCCCCAACTGCATAATTTTGAAGCTTACAACAGTAGAACCTGGTTTCAACAAGATGGGGCGACATCCCATACATTTAATGAGTCTTTGGCAGTCGTTAACGAAGTGTTTAATGGAAAACTGATATTGCGTCGAGGGGACATTCCGTGGCCTCCCCGGAGCCCAGATCTCACGCCACTGGATTTTTTTCTCTGGGGATACCTGAAGAGTCGCGTTTATGCTAATAAACCGACGACGATTGCCCAGCTCAAAGAAAACATTCGCGAGGAAATGTCCGCTATCCCACGAGCGATGTGCCAGAAAGTTTTCACAAATTTGAGGAATAGATTGGAAGAGTGTAAACGTGAAGTGGGCAAACACCTAAATgatgttatctttaaaaaataa